One stretch of Clavibacter californiensis DNA includes these proteins:
- a CDS encoding AMP-binding protein: protein MTRANSSYRAARDLLQEMRTERTAAVARFEWPDVGDAFNWAVDWFDVIARGNDRMALRVVAGDGSERQITFDEMAARSDRVATWLVGLGVRKGDHVMLMLGNRVELWETMLAIMKAGAVILPTSTVLGSADLADRVERAGVRHVIADLAHTAVFEDVPGEYARIAIGATGDVPVPAGWTDYRDADDAPADRVGVAVASTDPALVYFTSGTTSKPKMVVHTHVSYPVGHLTTAYWLGLQPGDVHLAISSPGWGKHAWSCFFAPWIAEATVFVHDYARFDAHALVEQLDRAEVTTFCAPPTVWRMLIQAGIRERPGRLREIMSAGEPLNPEVIARIEEWWGLTIRDGYGQTETTAIVANAPGDAVVPGSMGTALPGVDLVLVDPVTGQPADEGEICLDLTTRPVNLMAGYLGDDARTAESMRDGFFHTGDVARRDADGTITFIGRTDDIFKSSDYKISPFEVESVLIEHPAVAEAAVVGAPDAVRLNVAKAYVHLAAGWEPDEETALAVLKHARERCPAFMRVRRVEFGELPKTASGKIRRVELRQREVAASDAGERLDGEWRDDQFPALRAR, encoded by the coding sequence ATGACCCGAGCCAACTCCTCCTACCGCGCCGCACGCGACCTCCTCCAGGAGATGCGCACCGAGCGGACAGCAGCCGTCGCGCGGTTCGAGTGGCCCGACGTCGGGGACGCCTTCAACTGGGCGGTCGACTGGTTCGACGTGATCGCGCGCGGGAACGACCGGATGGCGCTGCGCGTGGTCGCGGGCGACGGATCCGAGCGCCAGATCACGTTCGACGAGATGGCGGCCCGCTCCGACCGCGTCGCGACGTGGCTCGTGGGGCTCGGGGTGCGGAAGGGCGACCACGTCATGCTCATGCTCGGCAACCGGGTGGAGCTGTGGGAGACGATGCTCGCGATCATGAAGGCGGGCGCCGTGATCCTGCCTACCTCGACCGTGCTCGGATCCGCCGACCTCGCGGACCGCGTCGAGCGCGCGGGCGTGCGCCACGTCATCGCCGACCTCGCGCACACGGCCGTCTTCGAGGACGTGCCGGGGGAGTACGCGCGCATCGCGATCGGCGCCACCGGTGACGTGCCCGTGCCCGCCGGGTGGACCGACTACCGCGACGCCGACGACGCGCCCGCCGACCGGGTGGGGGTCGCGGTCGCGTCCACGGATCCCGCGCTCGTCTACTTCACGTCCGGCACCACGAGCAAGCCGAAGATGGTCGTCCACACGCACGTCTCGTACCCGGTCGGGCACCTGACGACCGCGTACTGGCTCGGGCTGCAGCCGGGCGACGTGCACCTCGCCATCAGCTCGCCGGGCTGGGGCAAGCACGCGTGGAGCTGCTTCTTCGCGCCGTGGATCGCGGAGGCCACCGTCTTCGTGCACGACTACGCGCGCTTCGACGCGCACGCGCTCGTGGAGCAGCTGGACCGCGCCGAGGTCACGACGTTCTGCGCGCCGCCGACCGTGTGGCGCATGCTCATCCAGGCCGGGATCCGGGAGCGGCCGGGCAGGCTGCGGGAGATCATGTCGGCGGGCGAGCCGCTCAACCCCGAGGTCATCGCGCGCATCGAGGAGTGGTGGGGGCTCACGATCCGCGACGGCTACGGCCAGACCGAGACCACCGCCATCGTCGCCAACGCACCCGGCGACGCCGTGGTCCCCGGCTCCATGGGCACGGCGCTGCCCGGCGTCGACCTCGTGCTGGTGGATCCCGTGACCGGGCAGCCCGCCGACGAGGGCGAGATCTGCCTCGACCTCACCACGCGGCCCGTGAACCTCATGGCCGGCTACCTCGGCGACGACGCCCGCACCGCCGAGTCGATGCGCGACGGGTTCTTCCACACGGGCGACGTCGCCCGCCGCGACGCCGACGGCACCATCACCTTCATCGGCCGCACCGACGACATCTTCAAATCCTCCGACTACAAGATCTCGCCGTTCGAGGTCGAGAGCGTGCTCATCGAGCACCCGGCGGTCGCGGAGGCCGCCGTCGTGGGCGCGCCGGACGCCGTGCGGCTCAACGTCGCGAAGGCCTACGTGCACCTCGCGGCCGGATGGGAGCCGGATGAGGAGACGGCGCTCGCCGTGCTGAAGCACGCGCGCGAGCGGTGCCCGGCCTTCATGCGCGTGCGCCGCGTGGAGTTCGGCGAGCTGCCGAAGACCGCGTCGGGGAAGATCCGCCGGGTCGAGCTCCGGCAGCGCGAGGTGGCCGCATCCGACGCCGGCGAGCGGCTCGACGGGGAGTGGCGCGACGACCAGTTCCCGGCGCTGCGGGCGCGCTGA
- a CDS encoding alpha/beta hydrolase gives MPATPLAFRSRYAAVAALALVASLAVPTAAQAATPVHHAVHRPAPRPAAAAHHAQPGAADGIDRIVVPATADARFGGGTIFAPRDAGRKVLGSVVVTPGFHGRESDMAVYGSELAAEGFVVFTIDTLARADLPDRRATEMLAAADYLTGRSAVKAEVSPDRVALLGYSMGGGGTLQAAQERPSIAAALTLMPYDYPPAGDPKAVHPAYPELTVPTLIITGQKDATAIPARFGRPAYDSIPAGTPKQYLQLTGLGHAAGMGKPTATIRAAITAFLERYLDGDTAYAKEICPAPAVGGPISASTSSCPTS, from the coding sequence ATGCCCGCGACACCCCTCGCCTTCCGTTCCCGCTACGCGGCCGTCGCCGCCCTGGCGCTCGTCGCCTCCCTCGCCGTGCCCACGGCCGCCCAGGCCGCGACGCCCGTGCATCACGCCGTGCACCGCCCCGCACCCCGCCCTGCAGCGGCCGCCCACCACGCCCAGCCGGGCGCCGCCGACGGGATCGACCGGATCGTCGTCCCCGCCACGGCGGATGCGCGCTTCGGCGGCGGCACGATCTTCGCTCCGCGGGACGCCGGGCGGAAGGTCCTCGGATCGGTCGTCGTCACGCCCGGATTCCACGGCCGGGAGTCGGACATGGCGGTCTACGGCTCCGAGCTCGCCGCGGAGGGCTTCGTCGTCTTCACCATCGACACGCTCGCCCGCGCCGACCTCCCCGACCGCCGTGCCACCGAGATGCTCGCGGCCGCCGACTACCTCACGGGCCGGAGCGCCGTGAAGGCCGAGGTCTCCCCGGACCGCGTCGCCCTCCTCGGCTACTCCATGGGCGGCGGCGGGACGCTCCAGGCCGCGCAGGAGCGCCCGTCGATCGCGGCCGCGCTGACCCTCATGCCGTACGACTACCCGCCCGCCGGCGACCCGAAGGCGGTCCACCCCGCGTACCCGGAGCTGACGGTGCCGACGCTCATCATCACCGGGCAGAAGGACGCGACCGCGATCCCGGCGAGGTTCGGCAGGCCCGCCTACGACTCCATCCCCGCCGGCACCCCGAAGCAGTACCTCCAGCTGACGGGACTCGGCCACGCGGCCGGCATGGGGAAGCCGACCGCCACGATCCGGGCCGCCATCACCGCGTTCCTCGAGCGCTACCTCGACGGCGACACCGCCTACGCGAAGGAGATCTGCCCGGCCCCGGCGGTCGGCGGGCCCATCAGCGCGTCGACCAGCTCCTGCCCCACGAGCTGA
- a CDS encoding FMN-binding negative transcriptional regulator produces the protein MRENPSFALEDVAEIRRLVDENPWAAIVSGTGAGLVASHYPVLLDPERDDLTLLTHFGRPDERIHELGQRDGADGEVLVIVQGPHGYVSPGWYDADPAVPTWNHVSAHLTCRVEILSAEENLRVLGQLVDRFEDRMPEPRRMDGTLEDAAYAARISAGTVGLRLVTTRFVAKAKLSQNKPAHVVERVLHELEHGTEYPNPALAAEMRRARDLTAGGSAGIDA, from the coding sequence GTGAGGGAGAACCCGTCCTTCGCGCTCGAGGACGTCGCCGAGATCCGGCGCCTCGTGGACGAGAACCCGTGGGCCGCGATCGTCAGCGGCACGGGCGCCGGCCTCGTCGCCTCGCACTACCCGGTGCTGCTGGATCCCGAGCGCGACGACCTCACGCTCCTCACCCACTTCGGCCGCCCCGACGAGCGGATCCACGAGCTCGGCCAGCGCGACGGCGCAGACGGCGAGGTGCTCGTCATCGTCCAGGGCCCGCACGGCTACGTGTCGCCCGGCTGGTACGACGCCGACCCCGCCGTCCCCACCTGGAACCACGTGTCCGCGCACCTCACCTGCCGCGTCGAGATCCTCTCGGCCGAGGAGAACCTGCGGGTGCTCGGCCAGCTGGTCGATCGCTTCGAGGACCGCATGCCCGAGCCGCGCCGCATGGACGGCACGCTCGAGGACGCGGCCTACGCGGCCCGCATCAGCGCCGGCACCGTGGGCCTCCGCCTCGTGACCACGCGGTTCGTCGCGAAGGCGAAGCTGAGCCAGAACAAGCCGGCGCACGTGGTCGAGCGCGTGCTGCACGAGCTCGAGCACGGCACGGAGTACCCGAACCCGGCGCTCGCCGCGGAGATGCGCCGCGCCAGGGACCTGACCGCGGGCGGATCCGCCGGGATCGACGCGTGA
- a CDS encoding LysR family transcriptional regulator, producing the protein MKISHQRHFVVAAEVLHHPKAADQLGISRAKLASSIRAIEDHYGKAVFDPQSTETRLTKTGRLAYEEAIEELAKPSTPPEAPKPPAGGKAKASKGQGRAPVVKGQPKPYKRTQGR; encoded by the coding sequence GTGAAGATCAGCCACCAGCGTCACTTCGTGGTCGCGGCCGAGGTGCTGCACCATCCGAAGGCGGCGGATCAGCTGGGCATCTCGCGCGCGAAGCTCGCCTCGTCCATCCGCGCCATCGAGGACCACTACGGGAAGGCCGTCTTCGACCCGCAGAGCACCGAGACGCGCCTGACGAAGACCGGCCGCCTCGCCTACGAGGAGGCCATCGAGGAGCTCGCGAAGCCGTCCACCCCGCCCGAGGCGCCGAAGCCGCCGGCCGGCGGGAAGGCGAAGGCCTCCAAGGGCCAGGGCCGCGCGCCCGTGGTCAAGGGCCAGCCGAAGCCCTACAAGCGCACGCAGGGGCGCTGA
- a CDS encoding NAD(P)H-hydrate epimerase — protein MSDPASLADGYAAADIRAAEAPLLAAGAQLMRVAAAGLARACRALAPDGPVLVLVGAGNNGGDALMAAAELAREGREVGVIRTAGRIHEAGAAQAIAAGVPITSADELDDATLADIARSSALVVDGILGIGTTYSPALRGEGRRVVAALLPVVTAEGGPAVIACDIPSGVGCDDGAVPDPTVLPADVTVTFGAGKAGLMQDPGRALAGRVELVDVGLDLSDATPLVRAAR, from the coding sequence GTGAGCGATCCCGCATCCCTCGCCGACGGCTACGCGGCCGCGGACATCCGCGCCGCCGAGGCGCCGCTGCTGGCGGCCGGGGCGCAGCTCATGCGCGTCGCGGCCGCCGGTCTCGCGCGCGCGTGCCGCGCTCTCGCGCCCGACGGTCCGGTGCTCGTGCTGGTCGGCGCCGGGAACAACGGCGGAGACGCGCTGATGGCCGCGGCCGAGCTCGCGCGCGAGGGTCGCGAGGTGGGCGTCATCCGGACAGCCGGGCGCATCCACGAGGCTGGCGCCGCACAGGCCATCGCGGCCGGCGTGCCCATCACCTCCGCGGACGAGCTGGACGACGCGACCCTCGCGGACATCGCGCGCTCGTCGGCGCTCGTCGTGGACGGGATCCTCGGCATCGGCACCACCTACAGCCCTGCTCTCCGCGGCGAGGGCCGCCGGGTCGTCGCCGCGTTGCTGCCCGTCGTGACCGCGGAGGGCGGTCCTGCCGTGATCGCGTGCGACATCCCCAGCGGCGTCGGCTGCGACGACGGCGCGGTGCCGGATCCGACCGTGCTGCCCGCCGACGTCACGGTCACGTTCGGAGCGGGAAAGGCCGGCCTGATGCAGGACCCCGGCCGTGCGCTCGCGGGCCGCGTGGAGCTGGTCGACGTCGGGCTCGACCTCTCGGATGCGACGCCGCTGGTGCGCGCCGCGCGCTGA
- a CDS encoding amidohydrolase codes for MSALLLAGGRLPGADAPVDVLVRDGVIASVGPAGSADATDVETRALDGRFVIPGLWDNHVHFTQWTKVSRRLDLSRASSAAEAVGLVRDALAARAASTGSGPVTRAGAPEALVGYGFRDGLWPDLPTKDLLDAVAGDTPVLLVSGDLHCCWASSAALAPHGYGDHPTGLLREDDCFDFMYRVEEGDASSLDAQAVQVAREAARRGVVGVVDLEIDWNAARWRRLAALGHDALRVEAGIWPQDLDRARDEGLRTGDVLAGTGGLVRVGPAKVVTDGSLNTRTAYCFDPYPDLDGQGGDAHGGACGQLSVPPDELRELMVRAARQGLRPAIHAIGDHANRLALDAFAHLDRVLGGAHRDVEGLAGSIEHAQLLTHEDVARFAALGVVASVQPEHAMDDRDVADVYWAGRTARAFALADLRAAGTRLALGSDAPVAPLDPWATMSAAVGRSRDGRDPWHPEQAIDRAAALDASVRTRVAVGERADLAVVERDPLAASTAADDLRAMRVSATLLGGRFTHDTLGV; via the coding sequence GTGAGCGCGCTGCTCCTCGCGGGCGGACGCCTGCCCGGAGCCGACGCGCCCGTCGACGTGCTCGTCCGCGACGGCGTCATCGCGTCCGTAGGGCCGGCCGGATCCGCGGACGCGACCGACGTCGAGACCCGCGCGCTCGACGGCCGGTTCGTCATCCCCGGCCTCTGGGACAACCACGTGCACTTCACGCAGTGGACCAAGGTGTCGCGCCGCCTCGACCTCTCCCGGGCCTCGTCCGCGGCGGAGGCCGTCGGCCTCGTCCGCGACGCGCTCGCGGCCCGCGCCGCATCCACCGGATCCGGGCCGGTCACGCGCGCGGGCGCCCCCGAGGCGCTCGTCGGCTACGGGTTCCGCGACGGCCTCTGGCCCGACCTCCCCACCAAGGACCTGCTCGACGCCGTCGCGGGCGACACCCCCGTGCTGCTCGTCAGCGGCGACCTGCACTGCTGCTGGGCGAGCTCGGCCGCGCTCGCGCCGCACGGCTACGGGGATCACCCCACCGGCCTCCTGCGCGAGGACGACTGCTTCGACTTCATGTACCGCGTGGAGGAGGGCGACGCGTCCTCGCTCGACGCGCAGGCCGTGCAGGTCGCCCGCGAGGCCGCGCGCCGCGGCGTGGTCGGCGTCGTCGACCTCGAGATCGACTGGAACGCGGCTCGCTGGCGCCGCCTCGCCGCCCTCGGCCACGACGCGCTCCGCGTGGAGGCCGGCATCTGGCCGCAGGACCTCGACCGGGCGCGCGACGAGGGGCTCCGCACGGGCGACGTGCTCGCGGGCACCGGCGGGCTCGTGCGCGTGGGACCCGCGAAGGTCGTCACCGACGGATCCCTCAACACCCGCACCGCGTACTGCTTCGACCCGTACCCCGACCTCGACGGCCAGGGCGGCGACGCGCACGGCGGCGCGTGCGGCCAGCTCTCCGTCCCGCCCGATGAGCTGCGGGAGCTCATGGTGCGGGCCGCGCGGCAGGGGCTCCGGCCCGCGATCCACGCCATCGGCGACCACGCGAACCGGCTCGCCCTCGACGCGTTCGCGCACCTCGACCGGGTGCTCGGGGGCGCGCACCGCGACGTCGAGGGGCTCGCCGGATCCATCGAGCACGCCCAGCTGCTGACGCACGAGGACGTCGCCCGGTTCGCGGCGCTCGGCGTGGTCGCGAGCGTCCAGCCCGAGCACGCGATGGACGACCGCGACGTCGCCGACGTCTACTGGGCCGGGCGCACGGCCCGCGCCTTCGCGCTCGCCGACCTCCGCGCCGCGGGCACGCGCCTGGCCCTCGGGTCCGACGCGCCCGTCGCTCCGCTGGATCCGTGGGCCACCATGAGCGCCGCCGTCGGCCGGTCCCGCGATGGCCGGGATCCCTGGCACCCCGAGCAGGCCATCGACCGGGCGGCCGCGCTGGACGCCTCCGTGCGTACGCGCGTGGCTGTGGGAGAGCGGGCCGACCTCGCCGTCGTGGAGCGGGATCCGCTCGCCGCCTCCACCGCCGCCGACGACCTCCGCGCGATGCGCGTGTCCGCCACCCTGCTCGGCGGCCGGTTCACGCACGACACGCTCGGGGTCTGA
- a CDS encoding alpha/beta fold hydrolase has product MTEITAHHGLLKDTNLHVDDTGGTGRPVVLIHGWPLSGESWSKQVPAFEAAGFRVITYDRRGFGRSDKPLTGYDYDTFASDLDAVLTALDLVDVTLVGFSMGGGEIARYIGTRGEARLHSVVFASAVPPYLEKTDDNPDGPLTKDAAAEMTAGLTKDEDSFYDEFTTGFYSADGVLKVTEAERQEAIALSHQSKKHAALASMAAFATTDFRDDLTKVTVPTLVIHGDSDATVPFEGSGERTHRAIAGSELHVVKGAPHGVTVSHPEEWNQAVLEFLKK; this is encoded by the coding sequence ATGACCGAGATCACCGCCCACCACGGGCTCCTCAAGGATACGAACCTCCACGTCGACGACACCGGCGGCACGGGCCGCCCCGTCGTCCTGATCCACGGCTGGCCGCTGTCCGGCGAGTCCTGGAGCAAGCAGGTCCCCGCGTTCGAGGCCGCCGGCTTCCGCGTCATCACGTACGACCGCCGCGGCTTCGGCCGCAGCGACAAGCCGCTCACGGGCTACGACTACGACACCTTCGCCTCCGACCTCGACGCCGTGCTCACCGCGCTCGACCTCGTCGACGTCACGCTCGTCGGCTTCTCGATGGGCGGCGGCGAGATCGCCCGCTACATCGGTACCCGCGGCGAGGCGCGCCTGCACAGCGTCGTCTTCGCCTCGGCCGTGCCGCCGTACCTGGAGAAGACCGACGACAACCCGGACGGTCCCCTCACGAAGGACGCCGCCGCCGAGATGACGGCCGGCCTCACCAAGGACGAGGACTCGTTCTACGACGAGTTCACGACCGGCTTCTACTCCGCGGACGGCGTGCTCAAGGTGACCGAGGCCGAGCGCCAGGAGGCCATCGCGCTCTCGCACCAGTCGAAGAAGCACGCGGCGCTCGCGTCGATGGCCGCGTTCGCGACCACGGACTTCCGCGACGACCTGACCAAGGTCACGGTGCCGACTCTCGTCATCCACGGCGACAGCGACGCGACCGTGCCGTTCGAGGGATCCGGCGAGCGCACCCACCGCGCCATCGCCGGCTCGGAGCTGCACGTCGTGAAGGGCGCCCCGCATGGCGTCACGGTCAGCCACCCCGAGGAGTGGAACCAGGCCGTGCTGGAGTTCCTGAAGAAGTAG
- a CDS encoding LLM class flavin-dependent oxidoreductase — protein MAQEIELGLDTFGDVTVGPDGRELPYAEVIRNVVAEGVLADQVGVDFIGLGEHHRDDYAISSPEVALAAIAAKTDRIRLGSAVTVLSSDDPVRVFQRFATLDAISNGRAEVILGRGSFTESFPLFGYELSDYERLFEEKLGLFAELVKETPVTWSGSTRAGLTEHDVFPKTANGITTWVGVGGSPESVVRAARHGFPLMLAIIGGEPHRFAPYADLFARALDQLEQPPLPVGIHSPGYVGETDAEAREAFFPDYQVMHARIGKDRGWPPLARASYEQEIEHGSLYVGSPETVARKIAATLKAVGATRFDLKYSAGPFSHERMMGGIERYGTIVAPMVRDILA, from the coding sequence ATGGCGCAGGAGATCGAGCTCGGACTGGACACGTTCGGCGACGTCACGGTCGGACCGGACGGCCGTGAGCTGCCCTACGCCGAGGTGATCCGCAACGTCGTCGCCGAGGGCGTGCTGGCCGACCAGGTCGGCGTCGACTTCATCGGCCTCGGTGAGCACCACCGCGACGACTACGCGATCTCCTCCCCCGAGGTCGCGCTCGCCGCGATCGCCGCGAAGACGGACCGCATCCGCCTCGGATCCGCCGTCACGGTGTTGAGCTCCGACGACCCCGTGCGGGTCTTCCAGCGCTTCGCGACGCTCGACGCGATCTCGAACGGGCGCGCGGAGGTCATCCTCGGCCGCGGCTCGTTCACCGAGTCGTTCCCGCTGTTCGGCTACGAGCTGAGCGACTACGAGCGCCTCTTCGAGGAGAAGCTCGGCCTCTTCGCCGAGCTCGTCAAGGAGACGCCCGTCACCTGGAGCGGCTCGACGCGCGCCGGCCTCACCGAGCACGACGTGTTCCCGAAGACGGCGAACGGCATCACGACCTGGGTCGGCGTCGGCGGCAGCCCCGAGTCGGTCGTGCGCGCCGCGCGCCACGGGTTCCCGCTCATGCTCGCGATCATCGGCGGCGAGCCGCACCGCTTCGCGCCCTACGCCGACCTCTTCGCGCGCGCCCTCGACCAGCTCGAGCAGCCGCCGCTGCCCGTCGGGATCCACTCGCCCGGCTACGTCGGCGAGACCGACGCCGAGGCCCGCGAGGCGTTCTTCCCCGACTACCAGGTGATGCACGCCCGCATCGGCAAGGACCGCGGCTGGCCGCCGCTCGCCCGCGCCTCCTACGAGCAGGAGATCGAGCACGGCTCGCTGTACGTCGGATCCCCGGAGACCGTCGCCCGCAAGATCGCCGCGACGCTGAAGGCCGTGGGCGCCACGCGCTTCGACCTGAAGTACAGCGCGGGCCCGTTCTCGCACGAGCGGATGATGGGCGGGATCGAACGCTACGGCACGATCGTGGCGCCCATGGTCCGCGACATCCTGGCCTGA
- a CDS encoding SGNH/GDSL hydrolase family protein, whose protein sequence is MTGAPPFDAEPGRDDAEDPSDALAVQPAAGARVLSAGPLASLRSATIGRLQYRVLYREMRRATFPRDSPTGSLPGPDPFGLAVVGEGTAVGYQTVSHDLGVAGQVAHKLAARTGRGVFWSVQAFPDFTVRSWRAGLDAFPAWASTDVAVLALGIGDAIRYTPTPLWESLLDACITGMQARMPEGALVLVTEVPPLEISPVTPPLIAGPVGRHVEALNRSTRRVVARHDRADSVPFPAWRIPEFMAPNPEDTLYGRVYRAWAELLVERIAPS, encoded by the coding sequence ATGACCGGCGCACCGCCCTTCGATGCCGAACCGGGTCGCGATGACGCCGAGGACCCGTCCGACGCGTTGGCCGTCCAGCCTGCAGCGGGCGCGCGGGTGCTCTCCGCCGGGCCGCTGGCGTCGCTCCGCTCGGCCACGATCGGGCGGCTCCAGTACCGCGTGCTCTATCGCGAGATGCGTCGCGCCACCTTCCCCCGCGACTCCCCCACCGGCTCGCTGCCCGGCCCGGATCCCTTCGGCCTCGCCGTCGTGGGCGAGGGCACCGCGGTCGGCTACCAGACGGTGTCGCACGACCTCGGCGTCGCCGGGCAGGTCGCGCACAAGCTCGCCGCCCGCACCGGCCGCGGCGTCTTCTGGTCCGTGCAGGCGTTCCCCGACTTCACCGTGCGCTCCTGGCGCGCGGGCCTCGACGCGTTCCCCGCGTGGGCGAGCACCGACGTGGCCGTCCTCGCCCTGGGCATCGGCGACGCCATCCGCTACACCCCGACGCCGCTCTGGGAGTCGCTGCTCGACGCCTGCATCACGGGCATGCAGGCGCGCATGCCCGAGGGCGCGCTGGTGCTCGTGACGGAGGTGCCGCCGCTCGAGATCTCGCCCGTCACGCCCCCGCTCATCGCCGGTCCCGTCGGACGCCACGTCGAGGCCCTGAACCGCAGCACGCGCCGGGTCGTCGCGCGGCACGACCGGGCCGACAGCGTTCCCTTCCCTGCCTGGCGGATCCCCGAGTTCATGGCGCCGAACCCGGAGGACACCCTCTACGGCCGGGTGTACCGGGCGTGGGCCGAGCTGCTGGTGGAGCGGATCGCGCCGTCGTGA
- a CDS encoding (deoxy)nucleoside triphosphate pyrophosphohydrolase: protein MAGLEVVAAVLVRDGRALACRRAAHKPGAGTWEFPGGKVEPGETPEAALAREIREELGVDVTVGALLDRSEVPVGERVIDLACYLADPVGPLPTTSTDHDELRWVPLADLGDLAWSAPDLPAVRRLVLEARHPGADWVIDVGAMPPALGSSREAHAARLAELSDGCARAVADLRAGVRAAHAAGLDEHRIAASARLALADVRAMLG from the coding sequence ATGGCGGGACTCGAGGTCGTGGCGGCGGTGCTCGTCCGCGACGGGCGCGCGCTCGCCTGCCGCCGCGCGGCGCACAAGCCGGGCGCGGGCACGTGGGAGTTCCCGGGCGGCAAGGTCGAGCCGGGCGAGACGCCGGAGGCGGCGCTGGCGCGGGAGATCCGCGAGGAGCTCGGCGTCGACGTGACCGTCGGCGCGCTCCTCGACCGCTCCGAGGTGCCCGTCGGCGAGCGCGTGATCGACCTCGCCTGCTACCTCGCGGATCCGGTCGGGCCGCTGCCGACGACGAGCACCGACCACGACGAGCTGCGCTGGGTGCCGCTCGCCGACCTCGGCGACCTCGCCTGGTCGGCGCCCGACCTGCCGGCCGTGCGGCGTCTCGTGCTCGAGGCGCGGCACCCGGGGGCGGACTGGGTGATCGACGTCGGGGCGATGCCGCCGGCCCTCGGCTCGTCCCGCGAGGCCCACGCCGCGCGCCTGGCGGAGCTGTCGGACGGGTGCGCGCGCGCCGTCGCCGACCTCCGAGCGGGCGTGCGCGCCGCGCACGCGGCGGGGCTCGACGAGCACCGCATCGCGGCGTCCGCGCGGCTGGCCCTCGCGGACGTGCGCGCGATGCTCGGCTGA
- a CDS encoding NADPH:quinone reductase, with the protein MRAIAYTRTGAPDVLQPVDRDEAAPGPGEVRVRIVVSGVNPTDWKSRDGGAPGQELPFPEVVPNQDGAGVIDAVGPGVTDLAVGDRVWIMLAAHGRPTGTAQEKTVLPVDRVAPLPDGLSFDLGASLGVPAVTAHRALTVSEDGPSRLAPGALAGKHVLVAGGAGAVGHAAIQLAHWAGATVITTVSSPEKAALATAAGAHHVVDYKAGDAAAEISALAPDGVDLIVEVAPAQNAELNQAVAKNRASVAVYANNGGDTVTLPVVDSFVKNLRYQFLLLYTVGQEALDAARADIHLALIDGALPVGQEAGLPITRFPLDRTADAHRAVEDGVTGKVLIDVTPA; encoded by the coding sequence ATGAGAGCCATCGCCTACACCCGCACGGGTGCCCCCGACGTCCTGCAGCCCGTCGACCGCGACGAGGCCGCGCCCGGCCCCGGCGAGGTGCGCGTGCGCATCGTCGTCTCGGGCGTGAACCCCACCGACTGGAAGTCCCGCGACGGCGGAGCGCCCGGCCAGGAGCTGCCGTTCCCCGAGGTCGTCCCCAACCAGGACGGCGCGGGCGTCATCGACGCCGTCGGCCCCGGCGTGACCGACCTCGCCGTCGGCGACCGCGTCTGGATCATGCTGGCCGCCCACGGCCGCCCCACCGGCACCGCGCAGGAGAAGACGGTCCTGCCCGTCGACCGCGTCGCGCCGCTGCCCGACGGCCTGTCCTTCGACCTCGGCGCGAGCCTCGGCGTCCCCGCGGTCACCGCCCACCGCGCCCTCACCGTCTCCGAGGACGGCCCCTCGCGCCTCGCCCCCGGCGCCCTCGCCGGGAAGCACGTGCTCGTCGCGGGCGGCGCGGGAGCGGTCGGCCACGCGGCCATCCAGCTCGCGCACTGGGCCGGCGCCACCGTGATCACCACGGTCAGCTCGCCCGAGAAGGCCGCCCTCGCGACGGCCGCCGGCGCGCACCACGTCGTGGACTACAAGGCGGGCGACGCGGCCGCGGAGATCTCTGCGCTCGCGCCCGACGGCGTCGACCTGATCGTCGAGGTCGCCCCCGCCCAGAACGCCGAGCTCAACCAGGCGGTCGCGAAGAACCGCGCCTCGGTCGCGGTCTACGCGAACAACGGCGGCGACACCGTCACGCTGCCCGTGGTCGACAGCTTCGTGAAGAACCTGCGCTACCAGTTCCTGCTGCTCTACACGGTGGGCCAGGAGGCGCTCGACGCTGCCCGCGCGGACATCCACCTGGCGCTCATCGACGGCGCGCTGCCCGTCGGCCAGGAGGCGGGCCTCCCCATCACGCGCTTCCCGCTGGACCGCACGGCCGACGCCCACCGGGCCGTCGAGGACGGCGTGACCGGCAAGGTGCTGATCGACGTGACGCCCGCCTGA